The region GACGTAGCTGCGGGCGACTATATCGAAATCGGCATGCTGGGTGCCTATGGCGCGGCGATGCGTACCGGTTTCAACGGCTTCACCTCGGAAGCGATCATCGAAGTCGAGGACGAGCCAATGGCCAGCCTCTATGCCGATCCAATGCCCGCACGCCGTCGCGCGACTGTCATCAAGCTGCGCTAAAAAAGCGCAAGCTCCCCTTTGGAGAGGGTGCCTGCCCCTCGCCGCAAACATGCGGCGGGGGACAAATTTTATGGGCGACGGAAGATGGCGGCCAGTTCCACATGCGTTGACCAGCGGAACTGCCCGACCGGCTTCACGCTTTCCAGCATATAGCCGCCAGCAACCAGATGCGCCGCATCCCGCGCAAAGCTCGCCGGGTTGCAAGACACATAGGCGATCACGGACACCCTTGACGCCGCCAACTGCATAACCTGTTCGCGCGCGCCCGCCCGGGGCGGGTCGATCACCACGGCGGCAAAGCGGTTCAGTTCTTCTGGCGTCAGCGGCCGACGGAACAGGTCGCGATGATCCACCACCATCCGCCGTTGCACCCGGTTCGCCGCCAGTTTGAGTGACAGGACCAAGTCACGGGCGCCTTCGGCCGCGTAGACCGGCCGCCCTTCCCCTATCGCCAGCGCAAAGGTGCCAAGCCCACAAAAGAGGTCAGCTACAGCCCCCTGCGCAGGCAAGGCCCGACGGACGAACTCTACCAGCGCTGCCTCGCCATCCGGCGTGGCCTGAAGGAAGGCGAAGGGCGGAAAACCGACTGCGACGCCGCCAAAACTCGCCGTCACTGGTTCAGGCTCCCAGCGCAGTTGCTGGCCGTCACCCTCGTCGATCGTCAGCCGGGCCAGCTTCCAGGCCGCCGCGAAATCCCGCAGCGCTTCGTCCGCCGCCAGCCCCTCCACGCGGACGCCTTCCAACAAAAGGTCGATGCCCTGGTCGATCACCGACATGCGCACATGCGCCGCACGCTTGTCCGGCAGGATCAGCGGCAGCATCGTGCGGAGAGGCTCCAGCAAGGCGAAGATGCGCGCGTCCAGAATTTCGCACATGGCCAGATCGATCAGCTTGTGGCTACCCGCCTCTGCGAATCCGATGGTGACACGCCGCCCCTCACGCGCAGCCCTCAGCGACGCCCGCCTTCGAGTTCGCGGCGGTGAGATGTGAGTTAGCGAGACTGTCCGAGGCTTCACGCCCTGTCCCGCAAGAGGGCCAGTAACACGCGCGGTGACGAACGCTGAAAGGCTCTCCTCATCGACATGCTGAAGTTCGCATCCACCGCAAGACGAGAAGTGAATGCAGGGCGGCTCGACATGATGGGGGCCAGGCAGAAGGTCACCGTTCGCCGTCAGCCGATCCCCCGGCGCGGCAAGATGCACATGCCGGCCGTCGGCGGTCACGCCATCGCCCTTCGCGGCGATGCGGACGACGAGATCAGTGTCGATAAGAGTCACAGGCGAGAGCCGATAGACGCAGGCAACTGCGCAATCAAATCATCCGCGACGAAGGCTGCTCCGGCCCGTCTAGCCGCTTCACCATGCAGCCAGACCGCCTCGCATGCGGCGCGGAACGGATCACCAGCCACCGCCAATCTGCCCGCGGCCAACCCCGCCAGCACATCACCGGTCCCGGCGGTGGACAACCATGGCGATGCGCCGGTCGCTACAGCGATCCGGCCGTCCGGCGCCGCTATGACGCTATCAGCGCCCTTGAGCACGACCACGGACGATGCGCGCTGAGCCGCATCAACTGTGCGGGCGATCTTGCTGCCCTGCAGATCACCGAAAAGGGCTGCGAATTCCCCTTCATGCGGCGTCAGAATGGACCCGTGTGGGATGCTTTCCATCCCCGCACCTCCCAACAAGGTCAAGGCGTCGGCATCCAGGACAAGCGGATGCCCGCAAGGAAGCACCGCAGCCAAGCGATCTTGCGCATCACCGCCACGGCCCAGCCCCGGCCCGACGACCACCGCGGCTAGCCTGACGTCGCCGAGACGCGCCTTTATCTCGTCCACCGCCCGCACCTGCGTGGTGATGACAGCATCCAGCGCCGCTGCACCATCCAGGCTGGTCAGGTGGCGCACCATGCCTGCACCCGAACGAGCAGCCGCACGCGCGGCAAGCCGCCCGGCCCCTGCCATCTCACCGCCCACGACGGCG is a window of Sphingobium sp. MI1205 DNA encoding:
- a CDS encoding class I SAM-dependent RNA methyltransferase, whose amino-acid sequence is MTLIDTDLVVRIAAKGDGVTADGRHVHLAAPGDRLTANGDLLPGPHHVEPPCIHFSSCGGCELQHVDEESLSAFVTARVTGPLAGQGVKPRTVSLTHISPPRTRRRASLRAAREGRRVTIGFAEAGSHKLIDLAMCEILDARIFALLEPLRTMLPLILPDKRAAHVRMSVIDQGIDLLLEGVRVEGLAADEALRDFAAAWKLARLTIDEGDGQQLRWEPEPVTASFGGVAVGFPPFAFLQATPDGEAALVEFVRRALPAQGAVADLFCGLGTFALAIGEGRPVYAAEGARDLVLSLKLAANRVQRRMVVDHRDLFRRPLTPEELNRFAAVVIDPPRAGAREQVMQLAASRVSVIAYVSCNPASFARDAAHLVAGGYMLESVKPVGQFRWSTHVELAAIFRRP
- a CDS encoding bifunctional ADP-dependent NAD(P)H-hydrate dehydratase/NAD(P)H-hydrate epimerase — protein: MREAEQAVFATGIPEYELMERAGAAAAEIIWRAGAKRDALVLCGPGNNGGDGFVIARQLRSRGVPVRVAALGESRTESARKARAAWNGPIEPFDQAGPATQIIDALFGTGLSRGLDAVVAERLCDLTGGATFSYAVDLPSGVDTDSGALLSPVPGFGICIALGALKPAHVLHPAAGLCRRLVCADIGIAASGTIHHLSPPSLACPLASDHKYSRGLVAVVGGEMAGAGRLAARAAARSGAGMVRHLTSLDGAAALDAVITTQVRAVDEIKARLGDVRLAAVVVGPGLGRGGDAQDRLAAVLPCGHPLVLDADALTLLGGAGMESIPHGSILTPHEGEFAALFGDLQGSKIARTVDAAQRASSVVVLKGADSVIAAPDGRIAVATGASPWLSTAGTGDVLAGLAAGRLAVAGDPFRAACEAVWLHGEAARRAGAAFVADDLIAQLPASIGSRL